One stretch of Prunus persica cultivar Lovell chromosome G1, Prunus_persica_NCBIv2, whole genome shotgun sequence DNA includes these proteins:
- the LOC109946762 gene encoding uncharacterized protein LOC109946762 — MANTHKSGESSNIDMSKLISEMSKLTSPSLSTPSLPTSFNISSLFPVPMDRTNYLSWKSQFEDVLEMHGLAAIVKNKTDPPKVQDDGSVHPELARDKLVLSWIKATSSSSIKTLLIPYTTAHQAWTMLAKRLSPLASTRVRILRDQIRTLRKDNNTTVTDYLNHAKSLFDSLTQAGATMDDDELISYVLDGLGLEYKELATTLHLHPDIDFDRFYDLALREEHLQKRMSLNVASGVAMAADRMPNEHISNSNMPGRNQNPYPGSGRGRGRGRNWNQGHSGRGFRRTDHWEPNQGPWAPDQASQPRDRQSATITSSPAILSDGRPPILPTPEGNSSNAHSLFHSNTQRSEVICFRCDKPGHIARFCPDRKPHAYMAENLATSSPSPVDMANLNWCFDLGATHHMTANATSLPNAQPYTGTDKIIVGNGNMLTITHVGNTTLPGLRKSLHFNEVLCVPAIRKN, encoded by the coding sequence ATGGCCAACACACACAAATCTGGAGAATCAAGCAATATTGATATGTCAAAACTGATCTCTGAAATGTCAAAACTCACTTCACCTTCACTCTCAACCCCTTCTTTGCCCACCTCATTCAACATCTCATCCCTGTTTCCAGTTCCTATGGATCGCACCAACTACTTGAGTTGGAAATCCCAATTTGAAGATGTATTAGAGATGCACGGCCTTGCTGCAATTGTCAAGAACAAAACAGACCCCCCCAAAGTGCAAGATGATGGCTCTGTGCACCCTGAGTTAGCTAGGGATAAACTGGTCCTGAGTTGGATCAAGGCaacttcctcctcctccattaAGACACTCCTCATCCCATATACCACTGCTCATCAAGCCTGGACCATGTTGGCCAAGCGTCTCTCACCTCTTGCTAGTACCCGTGTACGAATTCTTCGAGACCAAATTCGCACTCTCAGAAAGGACAACAACACAACTGTAACTGATTATCTCAATCATGCCAAATCACTCTTTGATTCCCTCACACAAGCTGGTGCAACaatggatgatgatgaacTCATCAGTTATGTCCTGGATGGACTTGGCCTTGAATACAAAGAGTTAGCCACAACCCTTCATCTGCATCCTGATATTGATTTTGATCGATTCTACGATCTAGCTCTAAGAGAAGAGCATCTACAGAAACGAATGTCTCTTAACGTTGCTTCAGGCGTTGCTATGGCTGCTGACCGTATGCCTAACGAGCACATCTCCAATTCTAACATGCCTGGCCGCAATCAAAATCCTTATCCCGGATCTGGAAGAGGACGTGGTCGTGGAAGGAATTGGAATCAAGGGCACAGCGGGCGTGGATTCAGGAGAACAGATCATTGGGAGCCAAATCAAGGACCTTGGGCTCCAGATCAAGCCTCTCAACCTCGCGACAGACAATCTGCAACCATCACTTCCTCTCCTGCGATTCTCTCCGATGGACGTCCTCCAATTCTTCCAACACCAGAAGGAAATTCCTCAAATGCCCACTCATTGTTCCATTCAAATACCCAGCGAAGTGAAGTCATCTGTTTTCGGTGCGACAAGCCAGGCCACATAGCCCGTTTTTGTCCTGACCGCAAACCTCATGCATACATGGCAGAAAATTTGGCAACCTCTTCCCCTTCTCCTGTTGATATGGCAAACCTCAATTGGTGTTTTGATTTAGGTGCCACTCACCACATGACAGCCAACGCAACCTCTCTTCCCAATGCTCAGCCTTACACAGGTACTGATAAAATTATTGTTGGCAATGGAAATATGTTAACAATAACACATGTTGGCAATACAACGTTGCCTGGGTTGCGTAAGTCATTACATTTTAATGAAGTCTTATGTGTGCCTGCGATCCGCAAAAATTAA